TTGAGTTTATTGCTAATAAGATTGCTGATATTTTAGATGATATTAACAACACAGAGCTTCAAGAACAAATTAAGCTAGAGCTTAAAGATTTAGCTTCTAACTTTGTTATTTACAACCAATCGACTTACTAAAGGTTTAAACCAAGATTAATAAAGGTTAATTATGGAAATAAAAGGCGAAGATTTTATAAAAAAAGTTCAATTAAAACAAGAAGAAAATGAAATTGAACAAAGATTAAATGAAATTAAAAATGCACAGGCAGTTTATGAAGGTCAAGAAGAAGAACCCATAGAAGAGCAACCAAGAAGAAATGTTGCCCCTGACTTAGATAGAGAACTTCAAATGCAAGAAGAGCAAGAATATAGTGATATAATGCTAGGGAAAACACCTAATAATTCTTCTTCAAATGAAAACAATAAAAAGAAATATCTAGTTTTAGGTCTTGTTTTAGTTATTCTATTTTTATTAACTATAATTATCATTCGTCTTTTAACTAATGATTCAGATGAAGATGAGTCTTTTTCAAAAACACAAAATAGTGAAAATAAACAAACTATTTTAGAAAATGAAAATATTGAAGAGCAATATCAAAAAATCATCAATGAAAAATTGAAAAATATAAAAGAAGAAAATACGCAGAACACTGTTTCTAATGAAAATTCAGAATTAAATTTAGAAGAAATTGAAGAAAAAGAAAAAGTTATAGAAAAACCAATTCAAAATATGAAACCTGATGTTTTTAATGTAAAAAAAGTAGCACAAGAAGAACCTAAAATAGAAAAGAAAGTTGAACCTAAACCAAAACCTGTTGTTAAAAAAGAAACACCAAAACCTATTGTTAAGAAAAGTTCTTCAAATAATAATATTACAAAGAAGCCACAAGGTACTTTTGTACAAATTGGAGCATTTTCAAAAATGCCAAATGATAAATATTTAACATCTATTACTCAAAAAGGTTTTAAATATAAAATATATAAAGTTTCTATAAACAATAAAATGTTTCATAAAGTACTTATTGGCCCATATAATTCAAGAGGTCAAGCTAAATTAGCAATTGATAATATTAAAAAACAACTTAATATATCAGGAGCATTTATATTAACATTTTAATTAAGGTAACCAGTTAATGCAATTTTATTCAAAAGAACTTTTTCTAGATCAATTTACACCAGTATCGATCTATGAAAAAGTTAAAGAACTATACAAAGATGAACTTACTTTTCTTTTTGAAAGTACAATCAATTCAAGTAATGGAAATTACTCATTTATTTTTATTGGTCAAAGAGAAAGAATTTGGCATGAAAATAATAAAACTTATTTCAAAAATGAAAAAAAAGAGACTATTGAAGTAGACTCAAACCCTTTAAAGTTTTTACAAAAATATTATAAACAATTTGATAAATCTATTTATAAAGAAAAAGCTAGAGAACTAGGTATTGGTTTAATTGATGGCTTTATTGGAAATGTTGGTTATGATATAGGAAAAGAGTTTGAACCAAAACTTAAAAAATCTATGGATAACTTAGTTGACCAATTAAATATTCCTGATTTGGATTTAGTAAGACCAAAGATTATTTTAGCATTTTCTCATAAAACATCAAAACTTATAATGGTAACTTCTTTAGAAGAAAAAAAAGAAGATTTAAAAAAAATAGAAAAAGAACTCTATACCTCATATATGTATCAACCCTTAAAAAAAGCTACATTTTTAGACGAAGGTAAATTTAACTATTCAAAAAAAGAGTTTTTTAATATGGTAGCAGAAGCAAAAAAAATGATTAAATCAGGAGATGTTTTTCAAATTTTAATGTCAAATAGATTTATTCAAAAAGCTAAAGTAGACCATCTAAGTTTTTATCGAGTATTAAGAAGTAAAAATCCTAGTCCCTATGCTTTCTTTTTAGAATACGAAAATTTTTCAATAGCTGGTAGTTCACCTGAAGTAATGGTAAGACTTGTGGATGGTCATATCTTATTAAGACCTATTGCAGGAACGAGAAAAAGAGGTAAAACTATAGATAGAGATTTCGAACTTGAAGAAGAAATGCTTAAAGATGAAAAAGAAAAAGCAGAACATATTATGTTAGTTGACTTAGGTAGAAATGATGTGGGAAGAGTTGCAAAAAGAGGTACCGTAAAAGTAACTGATTTAATGAGAGTTGAAAGATACTCTCATGTAATGCATATGGTATCTGATGTTGAAGCACTTATTGATGAAAATAAATATGATATGTTTGATTTATTTGCTGCAACTTTTACAGCAGGGACAATGACAGGAGCACCTAAAATTAGGGCTATGGAACTAATAGCACAATTTGAAGGAATAAAAAGAAACTTCTATTCAGGTTCAATAGCTTACTTTGGATTTGATGGAAATATGGACTCTGCCATTACTATTAGAACAACTATGCTTACAGATGATAAAGTAATTTTTCAAGCTGGTGCAGGAGTAGTTGCTGATAGTATTCCTGAATTAGAATATTTAGAAGTTCAAAATAAACTTGCTGCAAATATTTCTACACTAAAAGATTTATCATAAATAAGGATTATAAGATGTTACTTGGAGTAAATATTGACCACATTGCAGTTCTACGAGAAGCAAGAAAAATAAATGACCCAAATCCATTAGATGCTTTAGGAATTTGTAAACTTGCAGGAGCTGATCAAATAACTATTCATTTAAGAGAAGATAGAAGACATATTCATGATGAAGATGTAAAAGCAATTATTAAACAAAGTTCACTACCTGTAAATCTTGAATGTGCAATTGATGAAGAAATTATTGATATTGTTTGTAAACTTAAACCTTCTAGAGCAACTTTAGTTCCTGAAAAAAGAGAAGAGGTAACTACAGAAGGAGGATTAAACTTAAGTACAAATTTTGCTAGAATAAAAAAAGTAATTAAAAAACTTCATGATAATGAAATAGAAGTCTCTTTATTTATTGACCCTACTAGGGAAATGGTAGAATTAAGTTCTAAATTAAAAGTTGAGTGGGTAGAATTACATACTGGAACTTTTGCCAATATTTATGCAATGTTAAATACAAATTTAAGTCAAACACATCATAGTATAAAAGAGCTAGAATTACCAAAAAGAGTATTAAAAGATCTTCTTCAAAAAAGTAGAAAAGAAATAAAGAAAACTGCTTCTTTAGCACAAGAGTTTAAAATAAAAGTTGCTGCAGGTCATGGATTAAATTATCAAAATGTAGAATTAATTTCTTCTATAAAAACAATTGAAGAATTAAATATAGGACAAAGTATTATAGCAAGATCTATATTTACAGGACTTGAAAGAGCAATAATGGATATGAAAGAATTAATATGAGTAAAGAAAAAAAAATTAAAGTTGCAATTTCAGTAGGAGATTTAAATGGTATTGGAATTGAATTAGCTTTAATTGCTCATGAAAAAATCACTCAATACTGTACTCCCCTTTACTGTATAAATAAAACTATGTTACAAAAAGCTTCTAAAGAATTAAATATTGATATTCCAAAAAACTTCAAAACCTTTAATATAAAAGGTGACTTTGAAATAAAACCAGGGCAAGTGACTAAAAAAAGTGGAAAATATTCTTTCGATTCTTTTTATCAAGCAATTGATTTAGCTAGAAAAGATGAAGTTAAAGCTATAGTTACTCTACCTATAAATAAAGAAGCATGGAATAAGGCTGAAATAAAATATAAAGGGCATACTGAAGTTCTAAGAGATTTTTTTGGAGAGAATGCAATTATGATGTTAGGTTGTAAAAAGATGTTTGTTTCTTTATTTACTGAACACTGTGCATTAAAAAAAGTTCCAAAAAAAATTGAAGAAAAAACTCTAACTAAATTTCTCCTAGATTTTTATAAAAGTATAAATAGTGATAATATTGCAGTACTAGGATTAAACCCACATGCTAGTGATAATGGAGTATTAGGAGATGAAGAAGTAGAAATTTTTAAAGCAATTAAAAATGCTAATGAAAAATTAAACAAAAATATTTTTAAAGGCCCTTTAGTTCCAGATACAGCTTTTTCTCCAATGTCTAGAAAGAATTATAAATATTTTGTAGCTATGTACCACGACCAAGGATTAGCTCCACTTAAAGCTTTATATTTTGACCAAAGTATAAATGTAAGTCTAAATCTTCCTATAATAAGAACTTCTGTTGACCATGGAACAGCTTTTGATATAGCTTATAAAAAAGATATAAAAATAAATACAAAAAGTTATATAAATGCAGTAAAAGAAGCTGTAAATCTTCATAAAAAAAGAGTATGAATACCTTAGAATATTGTCATGAATTTGATTTCTCGAAAATCAATTTTATTGAGCGAAAAATAAGGATAACTCATCCTAGAACAATTATATCAGGACCACCTAGAGTAGGAAAAACTTTTTTAATTTATGACTATTTAGCAAAGTTTAAAGTTGAAGATTATTTGTATATTGACTTTAAAGACATTAGGAATTCAAAAAAAGTTATTGAAAAAAACTTAGAAGAGTATATCTATAGAAATAAAATAAAGGTCTTAGTACTAGAAGACTTCCAATTTGATATAAAAATCCCTTTTTGTGAAAGTATTATAATTTCTACACAAAAAGAACATTATCTAAAAGCTTACAAAAATATATTCTTAAATCCTTTAGATTTTGAAGAATATTTATTACATGAAAATAAAAATCAAAATATCACACAAAGTTTTAATACTTTTTTAAAACATGGGAATCTCCCTGAATCAGTCAATAAACCAGAATATATCATATATAAAGATTTACAAAATATTATCAAACTTTATACTAATGATTTAATTAGTCAACAAATTTTAAAAATTCTTTTAGATAATATTGATGAAAAGAAATCCTTAAACCAATTATATTTAACTTTAAAAGAAGATTATAAAGTTTCAAAAGATAAATTTTATGAAAAATGTAAAGAGTTTGAAGAAAAAAGAATTATATATTTTATCAAAAAATATAATCAAGATAGAGCAACAAAAAAGATCTATTCATATAACTCTGCTTTTTTTAATGCAATAAATTATAAAAAGAAATTCAAAAATGAATTAACAAATATTGTTTTTCAAGAACTACTTAATAAATTTAAAGAAATTTATTTTTTAGATTATATTGATTTTTTTATTCCAAAAGAAAAAATAGCTATTTGTCCTATTGCTTTTTTTAATTCATCATTAATGAGCCCTACTTTAAAAAGAATTTTAAAAGTAGCAAAAGAAAATAAAGTAGAAAATCTATACATAATTACAGTTTCAAATAATGAAACTTTTACTATCGATAATATTGAAATTAATGTTTTACCCTTTTATGAATGGGCATTAACTTAAATATTAACTTTTTTTTTAGATAAATTTAGATAAAATCACGCAATTATTAAAGGAACAAAATGAATAAAAGAGTACTTGTAAAGTTTTCAGGTGAAGCACTAGCTGGTGCTGATGGATATGGTATTGACACTCAAATTTTGGACTACATAGCAAATGAAATCAAAGAGCTAGTTAATAACAATATTGAAGTTGGAATTGTAATTGGTGGTGGTAATATTATCAGAGGTGTTACAGCTGCTGCTGATGGTGTTATCAAAAGAACAAGTGCTGATTATATGGGTATGCTAGCAACTGTTATAAATGGAATTGCTATGCAAGAAGCTTTAGAACATAAAGGCTTAAATGCAAGACTTCAAACTGCAATTAAAATGGAACAATTAGCTGAACCATTTATTGTAAGAAAAGCACAAAGACATCTTGAAAAAGGTAGAGTTGTTATATTTAGTGCAGGAACAGGAAATCCTTATTTTACAACAGATACTGCTGCTACATTAAGAGCTACAGAAATTGATGCATGTATGCTTATTAAAGCAACAAAAGTTGATGGTGTTTATGATAAAGATCCAATGAAATATGAAAATGCTGTAAAATTAGATACAATTACTTATGATAAGGCATTAGAAGACCATATAAGAGTTATGGATGATACGGCAATTGCATTAGCCAAAGATAATCAACTACCAATAGTTGTTGCAAATATGAATGAAAAAGGAAATTTACTAAAAATAGTTAATGGTGACTATAGTAAATGTTCAATTGTAAAATAAAGGGAAAATATGAGACTAGAAGAAAGAATGGCAAAAGCTTTAGAAAGAGTAAATAATGATAGATACATTTTAGCTATCGCAGTTGGTCAAAGAGCTGATGAATTAAGTAAAGGTGCTAAACCTTTATTAGATAAAAATACTCAAAATATGAAATATACTGATATTGCAATTGATGAAATTGCAGATGGTCTTTTAAAAATTGAAGGTTTAGTAGAAAAAAGTTAATTATAAAAGCTAAGCTTTTATAATTAATTTAGGTTACTTATGGATCCATTTATTGAAAAAATAGAGAGTATTAAAACTCTTGATGATGCTATAAATCTTCTTCAAACTGAAACAAAAATCACTCCAAAACTACAAGAATTAATTGATTTTGTAATTGAAGCCCATAAAGAGCAACAAAGAAAAAGTGGAGAACCATATTCTATTCATCCTTTATTAGTTGCTTCTATTGCTTCTCATTTTTCAAAAGATGAAGATGTAATAGCAACTGCTTTGCTTCATGATGTTGTAGAAGACACTCAATTTGATATTAGTTTTGTTAGAGAAAAATGGGGAGATGATGTTGCTCATATGGTTGATGGGCTTACAAAAATAGATGAAATAAGAGAACATGAATTAATATCATCTGATTCAGATAAAAAACTAATTACTTCTGCACTTACATTTAGAAAGATGTTAATTGCATCAATTAATGATGTTAGAGTATTAGTCGTGAAATTATGTGATAGACTTCATAATATGCTTACACTTGATGCCCTACCCCATAAAAAACAATTAAGAATTGCTGAAGAAACTTTAGTTGTTTATGTTCCTATTGCACACAGACTAGGTATTTCAACTATAAAAAATACTTTAGAAGATTTAGCTTTTTTTTATATCTATCCAAAAGAATATAAAAAAATTGATAACTTTATAAAAGAGCATCAACATGCAATACAGTTAACTTTTAATAAATTTACTGCTTCAACACAAAAATTATTAGAAAAAAATGGTTATGACTTAAGTACAATCAAAATATCAAGTAGAATAAAACATTATTACTCAATTTACCTAAAAATGCAAAGAAAAGGTGTAAGTATTGATGAAGTTTTAGATTTACTTGCTATTAGAATTTTAGTTCCTGAAGATATTGATTGTTATAAAGTTTTAGGTTTTTTACATTTAGAATATAAACCTCTTATTTCAAGATTTAAAGATTATGTATCAACACCTAAAGAAAACGGTTATCAAACCATTCATACAACAGTATTTTATAACTCTAAGATATATGAAGTTCAGATTCGAACTTTTGAAATGAATAAAGTAGCAGAATATGGTATTGCAGCCCATTGGAAATACAAAATTGGAGCAAAACAACAACCTAATTTAAATTGGTTAAAGTCTTTAGAATATTCAAATGAAAATATTGAAGAATTCTATCAAGATACAAAAGATGATTTGTACTCAGAAGATATTGTTGTTTATTCACCACAAGGTGATACTTTTAGTTTACCAAGAGGTTCAACAGCACTTGATTATGCTTATGCAGTGCATACAGATATAGGAAGAAATGCAATTGAATGTTATATAAATAAAGTTAAAAAGCCTTTACTAAGTGAATTAAAAAGTTCTGACATTATTTCAGTAAAAACAGTGGATTATGCCATTCCAAGATGCTCATGGACTGATTTAGTAAAAACAAATCGAGCAAAAAAGCAAATAAAGTTTTTATGCTCTCAAAGATTAAGAGAAATTGATGAATTAACAGGTAAAAATATTATAAATACTCTCTTTTCAAAATATTATGAAAATGTAAGTAATTTATTAAAGAACCAACCTTTACAAAAAGTTCCTCACAATCTTGATTACTTTAAGCATATTAAACATGAAATAGAAAAAAAAGTTAGTGATAAACAAGGTTTTGTAACCAGATTTAAAATGTATACTAGTAAAATAAAAAGATTTAAATTTGACAATATAATTATATATTCGAATTTTAGTATTAATTCTGTATCATTCGACCACTGTTGTCATCCTAAATTTGCTGATGAGATTGTAGCCTTTAGAGAAGGTAACAAAGCAATTATTCATCATAAAATGTGTGATAAAGCATACAAAAAGATTATGAGTAATGAACCTATGTTATTTTGTAAATGGACAAAAGACACTTTATACCATTATAAAATGGTAGTAAGTCTACCAAATACAAAAGGTGAATTAGCAAGATTACTTTCATATATGAGTCAATATGAAGGATATATTCTTGCCGTTGATTATGGAAGAGAAAAGCACTCATATCGACAATATTGTGATATTGAATTTGAAATAAATAAATCAAACATCGATGAAGTAAGAAAAATTATAGAAAAAAAAGTAAAAGTTATAGAATTTTTTTCAAAAAAAGATGCCTATACTAAATAAGTTTAAAAAAGAGGATTTATGGAAGAACAAATAAAAGAAGCATTAGCAGAAATACAAAGAGGAACTGCTGAAATTATTGATATTGAAAGAATTGAAAAACTTATAAGAAATTATTTTGAAAAAGGTGAAAACTTTTATGTAAAAGTAGGATTTGATCCAACTGCTCCTGATTTACATTTAGGACATACTGTACTTATTCAAAAAATGGCAACCTTTCAGAAGTTTGGAGGAATTGTCCAATTTCTAATTGGAGATTTTACTGCAACAATTGGAGATCCAACAGGAAAAAGTGAAACAAGAAAAGTATTAAGTGCTGAACAAGTTTTGGAAAATGCAGAAACATATAAAGAACAAGTTTTTAAGATATTAGATCCTGAAAAAACTGAAGTAAAATTTAATTCACAATGGTTAAATGAACTAGGAACAGCAGGACTAATTAATTTAGCATCAAACTTAACAGTTGCAAGAATGTTAGAAAGAGATGATTTTTCAAAAAGATATGCAAGTAATACACCTATAGCTGTAAGTGAATTTACTTATCCTTTATTACAAGGATATGATTCTGTTGCAATGAATACGGATATTGAAATGGGAGGAACTGATCAAAAGTTTAATTTACTAATGGGAAGAACCTTACAAAAAGCATATAACTGTAAAAAACAACAAGCAGTTTTAATGATGCCTATATTAGAAGGCTTAGATGGTATTCAAAAAATGTCTAAATCTTTAGGTAATTATATAGGTGTTACAGATGAAGCTAATGATATGTTTGGTAAAGTATTGTCAATTTCAGATGAATTGATGTGGAGATATTTTGAATTACTTTCTTCTAAGTCTTTAAAAGAAATAGAAGATTTTAAAGATGCCGTTAAAAATAATACTCTTCATCCTAAAAAAGTAAAAGAAGATTTAGCTATAGAAATAGTAGATAGATACCATGGTAAAGGTGCAGGAATAAAAGCAAAAGAAGAATTTGAAAAAGTATTTGCACAAAAAGATATTCCTACAGATATAAAAGAGTTTGAATTAGAAAATGGAATTTGGCTTTGTCAAGCTTTAGTAGATACTGGGTTAGTTAAATCAACTTCTCAAGCAAGAAGAGATATAAAAGCAAATGCAGTTTCTTTAAATCAAGAAAAAGTTCAAGA
The DNA window shown above is from Halarcobacter mediterraneus and carries:
- a CDS encoding RelA/SpoT family protein, which codes for MDPFIEKIESIKTLDDAINLLQTETKITPKLQELIDFVIEAHKEQQRKSGEPYSIHPLLVASIASHFSKDEDVIATALLHDVVEDTQFDISFVREKWGDDVAHMVDGLTKIDEIREHELISSDSDKKLITSALTFRKMLIASINDVRVLVVKLCDRLHNMLTLDALPHKKQLRIAEETLVVYVPIAHRLGISTIKNTLEDLAFFYIYPKEYKKIDNFIKEHQHAIQLTFNKFTASTQKLLEKNGYDLSTIKISSRIKHYYSIYLKMQRKGVSIDEVLDLLAIRILVPEDIDCYKVLGFLHLEYKPLISRFKDYVSTPKENGYQTIHTTVFYNSKIYEVQIRTFEMNKVAEYGIAAHWKYKIGAKQQPNLNWLKSLEYSNENIEEFYQDTKDDLYSEDIVVYSPQGDTFSLPRGSTALDYAYAVHTDIGRNAIECYINKVKKPLLSELKSSDIISVKTVDYAIPRCSWTDLVKTNRAKKQIKFLCSQRLREIDELTGKNIINTLFSKYYENVSNLLKNQPLQKVPHNLDYFKHIKHEIEKKVSDKQGFVTRFKMYTSKIKRFKFDNIIIYSNFSINSVSFDHCCHPKFADEIVAFREGNKAIIHHKMCDKAYKKIMSNEPMLFCKWTKDTLYHYKMVVSLPNTKGELARLLSYMSQYEGYILAVDYGREKHSYRQYCDIEFEINKSNIDEVRKIIEKKVKVIEFFSKKDAYTK
- the pdxA gene encoding 4-hydroxythreonine-4-phosphate dehydrogenase, with the protein product MSKEKKIKVAISVGDLNGIGIELALIAHEKITQYCTPLYCINKTMLQKASKELNIDIPKNFKTFNIKGDFEIKPGQVTKKSGKYSFDSFYQAIDLARKDEVKAIVTLPINKEAWNKAEIKYKGHTEVLRDFFGENAIMMLGCKKMFVSLFTEHCALKKVPKKIEEKTLTKFLLDFYKSINSDNIAVLGLNPHASDNGVLGDEEVEIFKAIKNANEKLNKNIFKGPLVPDTAFSPMSRKNYKYFVAMYHDQGLAPLKALYFDQSINVSLNLPIIRTSVDHGTAFDIAYKKDIKINTKSYINAVKEAVNLHKKRV
- a CDS encoding anthranilate synthase component I family protein gives rise to the protein MQFYSKELFLDQFTPVSIYEKVKELYKDELTFLFESTINSSNGNYSFIFIGQRERIWHENNKTYFKNEKKETIEVDSNPLKFLQKYYKQFDKSIYKEKARELGIGLIDGFIGNVGYDIGKEFEPKLKKSMDNLVDQLNIPDLDLVRPKIILAFSHKTSKLIMVTSLEEKKEDLKKIEKELYTSYMYQPLKKATFLDEGKFNYSKKEFFNMVAEAKKMIKSGDVFQILMSNRFIQKAKVDHLSFYRVLRSKNPSPYAFFLEYENFSIAGSSPEVMVRLVDGHILLRPIAGTRKRGKTIDRDFELEEEMLKDEKEKAEHIMLVDLGRNDVGRVAKRGTVKVTDLMRVERYSHVMHMVSDVEALIDENKYDMFDLFAATFTAGTMTGAPKIRAMELIAQFEGIKRNFYSGSIAYFGFDGNMDSAITIRTTMLTDDKVIFQAGAGVVADSIPELEYLEVQNKLAANISTLKDLS
- a CDS encoding SPOR domain-containing protein; protein product: MEIKGEDFIKKVQLKQEENEIEQRLNEIKNAQAVYEGQEEEPIEEQPRRNVAPDLDRELQMQEEQEYSDIMLGKTPNNSSSNENNKKKYLVLGLVLVILFLLTIIIIRLLTNDSDEDESFSKTQNSENKQTILENENIEEQYQKIINEKLKNIKEENTQNTVSNENSELNLEEIEEKEKVIEKPIQNMKPDVFNVKKVAQEEPKIEKKVEPKPKPVVKKETPKPIVKKSSSNNNITKKPQGTFVQIGAFSKMPNDKYLTSITQKGFKYKIYKVSINNKMFHKVLIGPYNSRGQAKLAIDNIKKQLNISGAFILTF
- a CDS encoding AAA family ATPase, with protein sequence MNTLEYCHEFDFSKINFIERKIRITHPRTIISGPPRVGKTFLIYDYLAKFKVEDYLYIDFKDIRNSKKVIEKNLEEYIYRNKIKVLVLEDFQFDIKIPFCESIIISTQKEHYLKAYKNIFLNPLDFEEYLLHENKNQNITQSFNTFLKHGNLPESVNKPEYIIYKDLQNIIKLYTNDLISQQILKILLDNIDEKKSLNQLYLTLKEDYKVSKDKFYEKCKEFEEKRIIYFIKKYNQDRATKKIYSYNSAFFNAINYKKKFKNELTNIVFQELLNKFKEIYFLDYIDFFIPKEKIAICPIAFFNSSLMSPTLKRILKVAKENKVENLYIITVSNNETFTIDNIEINVLPFYEWALT
- the pyrH gene encoding UMP kinase, giving the protein MNKRVLVKFSGEALAGADGYGIDTQILDYIANEIKELVNNNIEVGIVIGGGNIIRGVTAAADGVIKRTSADYMGMLATVINGIAMQEALEHKGLNARLQTAIKMEQLAEPFIVRKAQRHLEKGRVVIFSAGTGNPYFTTDTAATLRATEIDACMLIKATKVDGVYDKDPMKYENAVKLDTITYDKALEDHIRVMDDTAIALAKDNQLPIVVANMNEKGNLLKIVNGDYSKCSIVK
- a CDS encoding pyridoxine 5'-phosphate synthase — its product is MLLGVNIDHIAVLREARKINDPNPLDALGICKLAGADQITIHLREDRRHIHDEDVKAIIKQSSLPVNLECAIDEEIIDIVCKLKPSRATLVPEKREEVTTEGGLNLSTNFARIKKVIKKLHDNEIEVSLFIDPTREMVELSSKLKVEWVELHTGTFANIYAMLNTNLSQTHHSIKELELPKRVLKDLLQKSRKEIKKTASLAQEFKIKVAAGHGLNYQNVELISSIKTIEELNIGQSIIARSIFTGLERAIMDMKELI
- the tyrS gene encoding tyrosine--tRNA ligase; this translates as MEEQIKEALAEIQRGTAEIIDIERIEKLIRNYFEKGENFYVKVGFDPTAPDLHLGHTVLIQKMATFQKFGGIVQFLIGDFTATIGDPTGKSETRKVLSAEQVLENAETYKEQVFKILDPEKTEVKFNSQWLNELGTAGLINLASNLTVARMLERDDFSKRYASNTPIAVSEFTYPLLQGYDSVAMNTDIEMGGTDQKFNLLMGRTLQKAYNCKKQQAVLMMPILEGLDGIQKMSKSLGNYIGVTDEANDMFGKVLSISDELMWRYFELLSSKSLKEIEDFKDAVKNNTLHPKKVKEDLAIEIVDRYHGKGAGIKAKEEFEKVFAQKDIPTDIKEFELENGIWLCQALVDTGLVKSTSQARRDIKANAVSLNQEKVQDEKLNLEVGEYILQKGKKSFAKIIIK
- a CDS encoding DNA-directed RNA polymerase subunit omega, coding for MRLEERMAKALERVNNDRYILAIAVGQRADELSKGAKPLLDKNTQNMKYTDIAIDEIADGLLKIEGLVEKS